A part of Miscanthus floridulus cultivar M001 chromosome 6, ASM1932011v1, whole genome shotgun sequence genomic DNA contains:
- the LOC136457585 gene encoding DEAD-box ATP-dependent RNA helicase 39-like, with amino-acid sequence MAMAGAAAAGRCLLLSRPSPFRLRLLRAALSTAAPTLGPTSTPAPPPRHELLLERLRLRHLKDASSPGAPRSASRGAERSSQQGKGKRKRVEAAENFEELGLGEEVMAALGEMGIFKPTEIQCVGVPAVLAGTSVVLGSHTGSGKTLAYLLPLVQLLRRDEAMLGMSMKPRRPRAVVLCPTRELTEQVYRVAKSISHHARFRSTMVSGGTRLRPQEDSLNMPVDMVVGTPGRILDHIKDGNMVYGDIKYLVLDEADTMFDQGFGPDIRKFLAPLRNRAAKPGDQGFQTVLVTATMTKAVQKLIDEEFEGIVHLRTSSFQKRVSTARHDFIKLSGAENKLEALLQVLEPSLAKGNKVMVFCNTLNSSRAVDHFLTENQISTVNYHGEVPAEERVENLNKFRNEEGDCPTLVCTDLAARGLDLDVDHVIMFDFPSNSIDYLHRTGRTARMGAKGKVTSIVAKKDVALATQIEEAMKKNESLEALTTNNVRRATSPQSVSTKGRPSRLVKTSNALKVVNQKGRRGIALSSKSSRTPKDTTSTRRRSPPKSQAKTTKSAAPRKAKPVKPSQSSTKVSKSKAKPERRKSKSDALNKLGTKLSVVGFRGRSSGKSAQSS; translated from the exons ATGGCGatggccggcgccgccgccgccggtcgctGCCTCCTCCTCTCCCGCCCGTCCCCTTTCCGGCTCCGCCTCCTCCGGGCCGCCCTCTCCACCGCCGCCCCCACCCTCGGCCCGACCTCCACTCCCGCTCCCCCTCCGCGGCACGAGCTCCTCCTCgagcgcctccgcctccgccacctCAAGGACGCCTCCTCCCCCGGCGCTCCGAGGTCTGCCTCGAGGGGCGCGGAGCGGAGCTCGCagcaggggaaggggaagaggaagagggtCGAGGCCGCGGAGAACTTTGAGGAGCTCGGCCTCGGGGAGGAGGTGATGGCCGCGCTCGGGGAGATGGGCATCTTCAAGCCCACGGAGATCCAGTGCGTTGGCGTCCCGGCGGTGCTGGCCGGTACCAGCGTCGTGCTCGGCTCCCACACTGGCTCCGGGAAGACGCTCGCCTACTTGCTCCCTCTTGTTCAG CTACTTCGGCGTGATGAAGCAATGCTGGGGATGTCAATGAAACCAAGGCGTCCAAGAGCAGTAGTTCTCTGCCCCACTAGGGAGCTAACAGAGCAG GTTTATCGAGTTGCAAAGTCTATCAGCCATCATGCACGTTTTCGGTCAACGATGGTTAGTGGAGGCACCCGTCTAAGACCCCAGGAAGATTCTTTGAACATGCCCGTTGACATGGTTGTTGGTACTCCTGGAAGGATTCTTGATCATATCAAGGATGGTAACATGGTTTATGGTGATATTAAGTATCTG GTTCTGGATGAGGCAGATACAATGTTTGATCAAGGCTTTGGACCAGACATACGGAAGTTCCTCGCTCCATTGAGGAATCGTGCGGCAAAGCCTGGTGATCAAGGTTTCCAAACAGTATTAGTCACTGCCACTATGACAAAG GCTGTGCAAAAGTTGATTGATGAGGAATTTGAAGGTATTGTCCATTTGCGGACATCATCATTTCAAAAGAGAGTTTCAACAGCACGGCACGACTTTATCAAACTTTCTGGAGCAGAAAACAAACTTGAGGCTCTTCTGCAG GTTCTTGAGCCAAGCTTGGCAAAGGGAAACAAAGTTATGGTGTTCTGTAATACTTTAAATTCAAGTCGTGCAGTGGACCATTTTCTAACTGAAAATCAGATATCCACTGTTAACTATCATGGAGAGGTGCCAGCTGAAGAGAG AGTTGAGAACCTGAACAAGTTCCGTAATGAAGAGGGGGACTGCCCAACATTAGTATGCACTGATCTGGCAGCTAGAGGCCTGGACCTGGATGTTGACCATGTCATCATGTTTGACTTCCCATCGAATTCG ATTGACTACCTTCACAGAACCGGGAGAACTGCACGCATGGGAGCCAAAG GGAAAGTTACAAGCATTGTGGCTAAGAAGGACGTAGCTTTAGCTACACAGATCGaagaggccatgaagaaaaatGAGAGCTTGGAAGCTCTCACGACCAACAATGTCAGAAGGGCAACCAGCCCGCAGAGTGTGAGCACCAAAGGGAGGCCCTCAAGGTTAGTTAAGACTTCAAATGCTCTTAAAGTTGTCAATCAGAAGGGTAGAAGGGGAATAGCACTATCTAGCAAGTCATCCCGGACTCCCAAGGATACAACTTCAACCCGTAGGCGCTCACCACCGAAGAGCCAGGCGAAGACAACAAAATCGGCAGCCCCTCGAAAAGCCAAGCCAGTGAAACCTTCTCAGAGCAGCACAAAGGTCTCGAAGAGCAAAGCAAAACCCGAGAGGCGAAAATCAAAGAGTGATGCTCTGAACAAGCTCGGAACTAAGCTCAGTGTGGTTGGATTTAGAGGGCGCAGCTCAGGCAAATCAGCACAATCTTCATGA